A single region of the Yersinia entomophaga genome encodes:
- a CDS encoding HAAAP family serine/threonine permease, whose amino-acid sequence MDTTQTGTISSTGNTKTSTWRKSDTMWMLGLYGTAIGAGVLFLPINAGIGGLLPLIVMAIIAFPMTFFAHRGLCRFVLSGKNPGEDITEVVEEHFGVGAGKLITLLYFFAIYPILLVYSVAITNTVDSFITHQMHLPSPPRAILSLILIVGLMTIVRFGENFIVKAMSILVFPFVAVLMLLALYLIPNWSSAIFQNLSIDGNGVGNGMLMTLWLVIPVMVFSFNHSPIISAFAVAKREEYGQDAEKKCSRILAYSHIMMVLTVMFFVFSCVLSLSPADLMEAKAQNISILSYLANHFNTPMIAYMAPVIAFIAITKSFLGHYLGAREGFNGMVVKSLRSRGKTINGDKLNRITALFMLVTTWIVATLNPSILGMIETLGGPVIAMILFLMPMYAIHKVPAMRKYSGHISNVFVVIMGLIAISAILFSLFK is encoded by the coding sequence ATGGACACTACTCAAACTGGCACCATTTCATCCACGGGAAACACCAAAACCAGCACCTGGCGTAAAAGCGACACCATGTGGATGCTGGGTCTGTACGGTACGGCAATTGGCGCGGGCGTGCTTTTCCTGCCTATCAACGCCGGTATCGGTGGTTTACTGCCGTTAATCGTGATGGCTATCATCGCCTTCCCGATGACATTTTTCGCGCACCGCGGTCTTTGCCGCTTCGTTCTTTCCGGCAAAAACCCGGGCGAAGACATCACTGAAGTTGTTGAAGAACACTTCGGCGTTGGCGCAGGTAAACTGATTACTCTGCTGTACTTCTTCGCTATCTACCCAATTTTGTTGGTTTATAGCGTTGCGATTACCAACACTGTTGATAGCTTTATTACTCACCAGATGCACCTGCCTTCACCACCACGGGCTATTTTGTCCCTGATTTTGATCGTTGGTCTGATGACCATCGTTCGTTTTGGTGAAAACTTCATCGTAAAAGCGATGAGTATTCTGGTATTCCCGTTTGTTGCGGTACTGATGCTGTTGGCTCTGTACCTGATTCCAAACTGGAGCAGCGCTATCTTCCAAAACCTGTCTATCGACGGTAACGGTGTGGGCAACGGTATGCTGATGACCCTGTGGCTGGTTATTCCGGTCATGGTGTTCTCCTTTAACCATTCCCCTATCATCTCTGCATTTGCGGTAGCAAAACGTGAAGAATACGGTCAGGACGCTGAGAAGAAATGTTCTCGCATTCTGGCATACAGCCACATCATGATGGTTTTGACCGTGATGTTCTTCGTATTCAGCTGCGTTCTGAGCCTGTCTCCAGCAGATTTGATGGAAGCCAAAGCACAGAACATTTCTATTCTGTCTTACCTGGCTAACCACTTTAATACCCCGATGATTGCCTACATGGCACCGGTTATTGCCTTTATTGCTATTACCAAATCTTTCCTGGGCCACTATCTGGGTGCTCGTGAAGGTTTCAACGGCATGGTGGTTAAATCTCTGCGTAGCCGCGGTAAAACCATTAACGGCGACAAACTGAACCGCATCACTGCGCTGTTCATGCTGGTCACAACCTGGATCGTTGCAACCCTGAACCCAAGCATTCTGGGCATGATCGAAACTCTGGGTGGCCCGGTTATCGCGATGATTCTGTTCCTGATGCCAATGTATGCGATTCACAAAGTTCCAGCGATGCGCAAATACAGTGGCCATATCAGCAACGTATTCGTTGTGATTATGGGTCTGATTGCCATCTCAGCAATTCTGTTCAGCCTGTTCAAATAA
- the deoR gene encoding DNA-binding transcriptional repressor DeoR, translated as METRRAERINKLTHALKRSDKIHLKDAASLLRVSEMTIRRDLSAEPSAVILLGGYVVMDPKSNSANNYFVSDQQAKQVEEKRKIGQLAAQLIEENDTIFFDCGTTIPLIIDEIPEELTFTALCYSLNTFLSLQDKPNCKVILCGGEFKPNNYIFSPIGQHNELDNVCPNKAFISAAGVSIEFGATCFNFDEIPWKQRALNKSQRKILVADHSKFGQIKPASIGPLTLFDTLVTDRQPDGSFRSFFNETSIEIHS; from the coding sequence ATGGAAACTCGCCGTGCCGAACGTATTAATAAACTGACTCACGCTTTAAAACGTTCCGACAAAATTCATTTGAAAGACGCGGCCAGTTTGCTCCGAGTTTCAGAAATGACAATCCGTCGGGATCTTAGTGCGGAACCTTCTGCCGTGATTCTACTGGGCGGTTATGTGGTGATGGATCCCAAGTCGAACAGCGCTAACAACTATTTTGTTTCCGATCAGCAGGCAAAACAGGTAGAGGAAAAGCGCAAAATTGGGCAACTGGCCGCGCAGCTCATTGAAGAAAACGACACAATTTTCTTTGATTGCGGCACCACTATCCCACTAATTATCGACGAAATTCCCGAAGAGTTGACCTTCACTGCCCTCTGTTATTCGCTGAATACCTTTCTTTCGCTTCAAGATAAACCGAACTGCAAAGTGATCTTGTGCGGCGGCGAATTCAAGCCAAACAACTATATTTTCTCACCCATCGGCCAGCATAACGAGCTGGATAACGTTTGCCCGAACAAAGCCTTTATCTCTGCCGCCGGAGTGAGCATTGAATTCGGCGCAACCTGTTTTAACTTCGACGAAATTCCGTGGAAACAGCGCGCACTGAACAAATCTCAGCGCAAGATTCTGGTAGCCGATCACAGTAAATTCGGCCAAATCAAACCTGCCAGTATTGGGCCACTGACGCTATTTGATACTCTGGTCACCGACCGCCAGCCTGATGGCTCCTTCCGTTCGTTCTTTAACGAAACCAGCATAGAAATCCACAGTTAA
- the deoC gene encoding deoxyribose-phosphate aldolase: MTINYANYIDHTLLAMDATEAQIVKLCEEAKQHHFYAVCVNSGYVPVAASQLAGSDVKVCSVIGFPLGAGLTSSKVFEAKAAIEAGAQEIDMVINVGWLKSGKVAEVKADIKAVRDICAAIPLKVILETCLLSNEQIVEVCEMCRELDVAFVKTSTGFSTGGAREEHVKLMRAAVGSDMGVKASGAVRDRATAEKMILAGATRIGTSSGVAIVSGQQAAASSY; encoded by the coding sequence ATGACTATCAACTATGCTAATTATATCGATCACACCCTATTAGCCATGGACGCCACCGAAGCGCAGATCGTCAAACTGTGTGAAGAAGCCAAACAACACCATTTCTACGCCGTTTGCGTAAACTCCGGCTATGTTCCTGTGGCAGCCAGCCAGCTTGCGGGCAGCGATGTGAAAGTTTGCTCGGTGATTGGCTTCCCTCTGGGCGCAGGTCTGACTTCCAGCAAAGTATTTGAAGCCAAGGCGGCTATCGAAGCAGGCGCACAAGAAATTGATATGGTGATTAATGTAGGTTGGTTAAAAAGCGGTAAAGTCGCTGAAGTTAAAGCAGATATTAAAGCCGTACGCGATATTTGCGCCGCTATTCCGTTGAAGGTAATATTGGAAACCTGCCTGCTCAGCAATGAGCAAATCGTTGAAGTTTGCGAAATGTGCCGTGAACTTGACGTTGCTTTTGTGAAAACATCTACAGGTTTCAGCACCGGCGGCGCCCGTGAAGAACATGTGAAATTGATGCGTGCTGCGGTAGGCTCGGATATGGGTGTTAAAGCTTCAGGTGCCGTGCGTGACCGCGCAACTGCCGAGAAAATGATTCTGGCCGGCGCAACGCGAATTGGTACAAGTTCAGGTGTAGCCATCGTATCTGGCCAGCAAGCGGCTGCGTCCAGCTACTAA
- the ybjG gene encoding undecaprenyl-diphosphate phosphatase, translated as MEQLNHFLFSLINATPNSPEWLVKFAIFIARDLISIIPLLMIGLWLWGPREQMSLQRQTISKTAIALIFAMLSSVCIGMLFPHNRPFVDGFGYNFLPHAPDSSFPSDHGTAIFTFALAFLCWHRIWSGIALLIVGLAIAWSRIYLGVHWPLDMVGGFLVAIVGCLFSQLLWNLFGDNIAKGLANLYQRCFSFPISKGWVKD; from the coding sequence ATGGAACAATTAAATCATTTTTTGTTTTCTCTGATTAACGCCACGCCCAATTCACCCGAGTGGTTGGTGAAGTTCGCCATTTTTATTGCCAGAGATCTGATCAGCATCATTCCATTACTGATGATCGGCCTATGGCTGTGGGGCCCGCGAGAACAAATGTCGCTACAGCGTCAGACCATCAGTAAAACCGCCATTGCGCTGATTTTTGCAATGCTTTCATCGGTCTGTATCGGTATGTTATTCCCGCATAATCGCCCCTTTGTCGATGGTTTCGGCTATAACTTTTTACCCCACGCACCGGACAGCTCCTTCCCCAGCGACCATGGCACCGCCATCTTTACCTTTGCGCTGGCCTTTTTATGCTGGCATCGGATTTGGTCCGGCATTGCCTTGCTGATCGTCGGGTTGGCCATAGCCTGGTCGCGGATCTACCTTGGTGTACACTGGCCGTTAGATATGGTCGGTGGCTTCTTGGTGGCAATCGTCGGCTGCTTATTTTCACAGTTACTGTGGAATCTGTTTGGCGATAACATCGCGAAAGGATTGGCGAATCTTTATCAACGCTGCTTCTCTTTTCCTATCAGTAAAGGTTGGGTAAAAGATTAA
- a CDS encoding phosphatase PAP2 family protein, translating into MPLSFYLWQVFGLTISGLVFLWLSRNEQLDLLISGYWFDPKTQSFPWEHNYWLDLFNHRLLKITIISAAVCSLFWGVYRRNFRLVVTTMLIGVGPLVIGILKSTSAHSCPWDLVEYGGKAASYILMDTAPAGAGPGHCFPGGHASSGFALMAVFFLFYPERPRLATLCWIVGVCLGMIMGFGQVMRGAHFLTHNLWAGWWVWLSQLALFWLISGYDHRH; encoded by the coding sequence TTGCCGTTATCCTTTTACCTTTGGCAGGTTTTTGGGTTAACAATCAGCGGATTGGTGTTTCTGTGGTTATCTCGTAATGAACAACTCGACTTGCTGATAAGTGGCTATTGGTTTGATCCAAAAACCCAGAGTTTCCCTTGGGAACATAACTACTGGTTAGATTTGTTCAATCACCGGCTGTTAAAAATCACGATTATCAGCGCGGCCGTCTGCTCGCTATTTTGGGGAGTCTATCGCCGAAATTTTCGACTGGTGGTGACCACGATGCTGATCGGCGTTGGCCCTTTGGTTATTGGGATATTGAAATCTACCAGCGCTCATTCCTGTCCTTGGGATCTGGTGGAATACGGTGGAAAAGCCGCCAGCTACATATTAATGGATACAGCTCCGGCTGGCGCAGGCCCCGGTCACTGTTTCCCCGGAGGACATGCCTCCAGCGGTTTTGCGCTGATGGCCGTATTCTTCCTGTTTTATCCTGAACGCCCTCGCCTTGCTACGCTTTGCTGGATAGTCGGCGTATGTTTGGGAATGATAATGGGATTCGGTCAGGTCATGCGCGGGGCACATTTTCTGACTCATAACCTGTGGGCTGGGTGGTGGGTCTGGCTTAGCCAATTGGCTCTTTTTTGGTTGATTAGTGGTTATGACCACCGTCATTAA
- a CDS encoding aspartate:alanine antiporter, protein MNINVANLLNGNYILLLFVVLALGLCLGKLRLGSVQLGNSIGVLVVSLLLGQQHFAINTEALNLGFMLFIFCVGVEAGPNFFSIFFRDGKNYLMLALVMVGSAMVLALGLGKLFGWDIGLTAGMLAGSMTSTPVLVGAGDTLRHTIANNPTLQHAQDNLSLGYALTYLIGLVSLIFGARYLPKLQHQDLPTSAQQIARERGLDTDSQRKVYLPVIRAYRVGPELVAWADGKNLRELGIYRQTGCYIERIRRNGILANPDGDAVLQVGDEISLVGYPDAHSRLDPSFRNGKEVFDRDLLDMRIVTEEIVVKNSNAVGKRLSHLKLTDHGCFLNRVIRSQIEMPIDDSIVLNKGDVLQVSGDARRVKSVAEKIGFISIHSQVTDLLAFCAFFIIGLMIGLITFQFSNFSFGIGNAAGLLMAGIMLGFLRANHPTFGYIPQGALNMVKEFGLMVFMAGVGLSAGGGINSSLGAVGGQMLISGLIVSLVPVIICFLFGAYILRMNRALLFGAIMGARTCAPAMDIISDTARSNIPALGYAGTYAIANVLLTLAGSLIVIIWPGIWG, encoded by the coding sequence GTGAATATAAACGTCGCAAATCTGTTAAACGGCAACTACATTCTGCTGTTATTCGTAGTTCTCGCGCTGGGGTTGTGCCTCGGTAAATTACGGCTGGGCTCGGTCCAGTTAGGTAACTCTATCGGCGTATTGGTTGTTTCTCTACTATTGGGACAACAGCATTTCGCTATCAATACCGAAGCCCTGAACCTCGGGTTTATGCTATTTATTTTTTGTGTCGGCGTCGAAGCGGGCCCAAATTTCTTCTCTATATTCTTCCGTGATGGCAAAAACTACCTGATGCTGGCGCTGGTAATGGTCGGAAGCGCCATGGTTCTGGCGCTTGGGTTGGGTAAACTGTTCGGTTGGGACATTGGCCTCACCGCCGGTATGCTCGCCGGATCTATGACCTCGACGCCAGTGCTGGTCGGTGCCGGAGACACCCTACGCCATACCATTGCCAATAACCCGACGTTGCAACACGCACAGGATAACCTGAGCCTCGGCTATGCCCTAACTTACCTGATCGGTTTGGTTAGCCTGATTTTTGGCGCGCGTTATCTGCCAAAACTGCAACACCAGGATTTGCCGACCAGCGCCCAGCAAATTGCCCGTGAGCGCGGTCTGGATACCGATAGCCAGCGTAAAGTGTATTTGCCCGTGATCCGCGCTTACCGCGTCGGCCCGGAACTGGTAGCCTGGGCCGACGGCAAAAATTTACGCGAGCTGGGAATCTATCGTCAGACCGGCTGTTACATCGAACGTATTCGCCGCAACGGCATTCTGGCTAATCCGGACGGCGATGCGGTGTTACAGGTTGGCGATGAAATATCGCTAGTTGGCTACCCGGATGCTCATTCGCGCCTCGATCCCAGTTTCCGTAACGGTAAAGAAGTTTTCGACCGCGACCTTCTGGATATGCGTATTGTTACCGAAGAAATCGTGGTCAAAAACAGTAATGCGGTAGGTAAACGCCTGAGTCATTTGAAACTGACCGATCACGGCTGTTTCCTTAACCGTGTTATTCGCAGCCAGATTGAAATGCCTATAGATGACAGCATCGTATTGAATAAAGGCGATGTCTTGCAGGTCAGCGGCGATGCCCGTCGGGTCAAAAGCGTTGCGGAAAAAATCGGTTTTATTTCCATTCATAGTCAGGTCACCGATCTGCTGGCTTTCTGTGCCTTCTTTATTATTGGCCTGATGATTGGTCTGATTACCTTCCAATTCAGTAATTTCAGTTTCGGTATCGGTAACGCAGCAGGCTTGCTGATGGCCGGCATCATGCTGGGCTTCCTGCGAGCCAACCACCCGACTTTCGGCTATATCCCGCAGGGTGCGCTCAATATGGTGAAAGAGTTTGGGCTGATGGTGTTTATGGCTGGCGTTGGTCTGAGCGCCGGTGGCGGTATTAATAGCAGTCTGGGTGCCGTGGGTGGGCAAATGCTGATATCCGGCCTGATAGTCAGTCTGGTGCCAGTCATTATCTGCTTCCTGTTCGGTGCCTATATTTTACGAATGAACCGCGCACTATTATTCGGAGCAATTATGGGTGCCAGAACCTGCGCCCCTGCGATGGACATTATCAGCGACACGGCCCGCAGTAACATTCCAGCGTTGGGTTACGCGGGCACTTACGCCATTGCTAACGTATTACTGACCCTGGCCGGTTCGCTGATTGTGATTATCTGGCCGGGAATTTGGGGATAG
- a CDS encoding GrxA family glutaredoxin codes for MFTVIFGRPGCPYCVRAKELAEKLKAERDDFDFNYIDIHAENITKADLEKTVGKPVETVPQIFIDEKHIGGFTDFEAYAKEHLNLFK; via the coding sequence ATGTTTACTGTAATTTTCGGACGTCCTGGTTGCCCTTACTGCGTCCGTGCCAAAGAGCTGGCCGAAAAACTGAAAGCTGAGCGTGACGATTTTGATTTCAACTATATCGACATTCATGCGGAAAATATCACCAAAGCCGATTTAGAAAAAACTGTCGGTAAGCCGGTTGAAACCGTACCGCAAATCTTTATCGATGAAAAACACATCGGTGGTTTCACTGATTTTGAAGCTTACGCTAAAGAACATCTGAATCTGTTCAAATAA
- a CDS encoding YbjC family protein has translation MRALGDMPKMVIILEALGMLLLVLAYLSINHYVTLPAGLSEPIVAIMMIFIGIGLMVPAAACIVWRVAQGFGPLLGMNGIDKKDTAKTADKEEKKP, from the coding sequence ATGCGTGCTTTAGGCGATATGCCCAAAATGGTGATTATTTTGGAAGCCTTGGGAATGTTATTACTGGTGCTGGCCTATTTAAGTATCAATCATTATGTCACGCTGCCCGCTGGATTAAGCGAGCCTATCGTCGCGATTATGATGATATTTATTGGTATTGGGCTAATGGTTCCAGCCGCAGCCTGCATAGTCTGGCGTGTGGCGCAGGGTTTTGGCCCGCTATTGGGAATGAATGGGATCGATAAAAAAGACACCGCCAAAACGGCAGATAAAGAGGAGAAAAAGCCTTAA
- a CDS encoding YbjN domain-containing protein has translation MDSLIVPDLALLRRWLDQLGISFFECDSCQALHLPHMQNFEGIFDAKVDLVDNVILFSALAEIRPTALIPLVADLSQINASSLTAKAFIDIQDDNLPKLIVCQSVYITQGITLEQFGHFMQQSEEQVSMIILEARANDLLFIGETEEEEGQVVPTSFPVIH, from the coding sequence ATGGATTCACTCATCGTCCCGGATTTAGCCTTATTACGGCGTTGGCTGGATCAGTTAGGGATCTCGTTCTTTGAATGCGACTCATGCCAGGCACTGCATTTGCCCCACATGCAAAATTTTGAAGGCATATTTGATGCCAAAGTGGACCTGGTAGATAACGTTATTCTCTTCTCTGCGTTAGCTGAAATCCGGCCTACGGCGCTGATTCCGCTTGTTGCGGATTTAAGCCAAATCAATGCCAGCTCGTTAACGGCCAAGGCCTTTATTGATATTCAGGATGATAATCTGCCGAAGTTGATTGTTTGCCAGTCGGTGTACATCACCCAAGGTATTACGCTGGAGCAGTTTGGCCACTTTATGCAGCAGAGCGAAGAGCAGGTTTCGATGATTATTCTGGAAGCCCGAGCAAACGATCTGCTGTTCATCGGTGAAACCGAAGAGGAAGAAGGGCAGGTCGTGCCGACCTCTTTCCCGGTTATTCACTGA
- the potF gene encoding spermidine/putrescine ABC transporter substrate-binding protein PotF, with product MFTQRKKWLSGVTAGLLMAASVSVSAEEKILHVYNWSDYIAPDTLVNFQKETGIKVVYDVFDSNEVLEGKLMAGSTGFDLVVPSASFLERQLSAGVFKPLDKNKLPNYKNMDPELLKLVSQHDPENKYAIPYLWATTGIGYNVDKVKAALGTDAPINSWDLVLKPENLEKLKSCGVSFLDAPSEIFATVLNYLGKDPNSSDAADYTGPATDLLLKLRPNIRYFHSSQYINDLANGDICVAVGWAGDVMQASNRAKEAKNGVNVAYSIPKEGALAFFDVFAMPADAKNQDEAYLFLNYLMRPEVIANISNHVFYANANKAATPLVNPDVRDNPGIYPPADVRAKMFTLKVQSPKIDRVMTRAWTKFKTGK from the coding sequence ATGTTCACCCAACGTAAAAAATGGTTATCGGGTGTTACTGCAGGCCTGCTTATGGCCGCGTCCGTCTCAGTTTCTGCTGAGGAAAAAATACTGCACGTTTATAACTGGTCTGATTATATTGCCCCAGACACGCTGGTAAATTTCCAAAAGGAAACCGGCATTAAAGTGGTTTATGACGTGTTTGACTCCAACGAGGTGTTGGAAGGGAAGTTGATGGCGGGGAGTACCGGATTCGATCTGGTGGTGCCTTCGGCCAGTTTCCTTGAGCGCCAATTATCCGCCGGCGTATTTAAGCCGCTGGATAAGAACAAACTGCCTAATTATAAAAATATGGACCCGGAATTACTCAAACTGGTGAGTCAGCACGATCCGGAAAATAAATACGCGATCCCTTATCTGTGGGCGACTACTGGCATTGGTTACAACGTTGATAAAGTGAAAGCGGCGCTGGGAACCGATGCGCCAATCAACAGTTGGGATTTGGTGCTGAAACCGGAAAATCTGGAGAAATTGAAAAGCTGCGGAGTGTCCTTCCTCGATGCTCCAAGTGAGATTTTTGCCACTGTGCTCAATTATTTGGGCAAGGACCCTAACAGCAGCGATGCCGCTGATTACACCGGCCCGGCAACAGATTTGCTGTTAAAACTGCGGCCAAATATTCGTTATTTCCATTCTTCCCAATACATTAACGATCTGGCTAATGGTGATATTTGCGTAGCCGTTGGTTGGGCTGGTGATGTTATGCAGGCCTCAAACCGAGCAAAAGAGGCGAAAAATGGCGTCAATGTGGCTTACAGCATTCCGAAAGAAGGGGCTTTGGCATTCTTCGATGTTTTTGCCATGCCTGCGGACGCTAAAAATCAGGATGAGGCTTACCTCTTCCTCAACTACCTGATGCGCCCGGAAGTGATCGCCAATATCAGCAACCATGTGTTTTACGCCAATGCCAATAAAGCCGCGACGCCTTTGGTGAATCCGGACGTTCGGGATAATCCGGGGATTTACCCGCCGGCGGACGTTCGCGCCAAAATGTTCACCCTGAAAGTTCAGTCGCCAAAAATTGATCGGGTGATGACTCGCGCCTGGACTAAATTCAAAACAGGTAAGTAA
- the potG gene encoding putrescine ABC transporter ATP-binding subunit PotG, whose product MNDVISRPPLKSLKAFTPLLEIRNLTKIFDGQAAVDDVNLTIYKGEIFALLGASGCGKSTLLRMLAGFELPTQGQIVLDGQDLSHVPPYQRPINMMFQSYALFPHMTVEQNIAFGLKQDKLPSGEIKSRVEEMLALVHMQEFAKRKPHQLSGGQRQRVALARSLAKRPKLLLLDEPMGALDKKLRDRMQLEVVDILERVGATCVMVTHDQEEAMTMAGRIAIMNRGKFVQIGEPEEIYEHPNSRFSAEFIGSVNVFEGVLTERQEDALVIRSPGLRHPLKVDSDASVVDGVPVLVALRPEKIMLCESVPEAGFNFAVGEVVHIAYLGDLSIYHVKLHSGQTISAQLQNGHRYRKGMPTWGDEVRLCWETDSCVVLGS is encoded by the coding sequence GTGAATGATGTAATTTCCCGTCCGCCGTTGAAATCCCTGAAGGCGTTTACCCCTTTATTGGAAATTCGCAATTTAACCAAAATCTTCGACGGTCAGGCGGCCGTGGATGATGTCAATCTAACCATTTATAAAGGCGAGATTTTTGCTTTGCTCGGCGCGTCCGGCTGCGGAAAATCGACGCTATTGCGGATGTTGGCGGGTTTTGAGTTGCCGACTCAAGGGCAGATTGTATTAGATGGGCAGGATTTGTCCCATGTGCCGCCTTACCAACGGCCAATTAATATGATGTTTCAGTCTTATGCGTTATTTCCTCATATGACCGTCGAGCAGAATATTGCCTTTGGCCTAAAGCAGGACAAATTGCCGAGTGGGGAAATTAAAAGTCGGGTAGAGGAAATGCTGGCGCTGGTGCATATGCAAGAGTTTGCCAAACGTAAGCCCCATCAATTATCTGGCGGCCAGCGGCAGCGGGTGGCGTTGGCGCGTAGTCTGGCTAAGCGACCCAAGTTACTGCTGCTGGATGAACCAATGGGCGCGCTGGATAAAAAACTGCGCGACCGGATGCAGTTGGAAGTAGTGGATATTCTGGAACGGGTTGGCGCGACCTGCGTGATGGTGACTCACGATCAGGAAGAAGCCATGACCATGGCTGGACGTATCGCGATTATGAATCGCGGAAAATTTGTGCAAATCGGTGAGCCGGAAGAAATTTATGAACACCCGAACAGTAGATTTAGCGCCGAATTTATAGGTTCAGTGAATGTCTTTGAGGGCGTGCTTACGGAACGCCAGGAAGATGCGCTGGTTATTCGCAGCCCTGGCCTGCGTCATCCGTTGAAAGTGGATTCAGACGCTTCTGTAGTCGACGGGGTGCCGGTGTTGGTTGCCCTGCGGCCAGAAAAAATCATGCTGTGCGAAAGCGTGCCGGAAGCTGGTTTTAACTTTGCGGTAGGTGAAGTGGTACACATTGCCTATTTAGGGGATTTGTCGATTTACCATGTCAAACTCCATAGTGGGCAAACTATTAGCGCCCAGCTGCAAAACGGCCATCGTTATCGTAAAGGTATGCCAACCTGGGGCGATGAAGTGCGTCTGTGCTGGGAAACGGATAGCTGTGTGGTGCTGGGGAGCTAG
- the potH gene encoding putrescine ABC transporter permease PotH → MIPNSVQATPEPPTRQSGVLIARLQRWQMAHGRKLVIGLPYLWLFLLFMLPFLIVFKISLAEMARAVPPYTDLMTWMDGKLDISLNLGNYLQLLDDPLYIDAYLQSLQVAGISTLCCLIIGYPLAWAIAHSSHSTRNILLLLVILPSWTSFLIRVYAWMGILKNNGILNNVLIWLGVIDQPLVILHTNLAVYIGVVYAYLPFMVLPIYTALTRLDYSLVEAASDLGAKPFKTFFSIIVPLTKGGIIAGSMLVFIPAVGEFVIPELLGGPDTIMIGRILWTEFFSNRDWPVASAVATVMLLLLIAPILWFHKHQNKEMGGQG, encoded by the coding sequence ATGATACCTAATTCGGTTCAAGCAACGCCGGAGCCACCAACCCGCCAATCCGGTGTGTTAATCGCTCGCCTACAGCGTTGGCAAATGGCTCATGGCCGCAAACTGGTGATAGGTTTGCCCTACCTGTGGCTGTTTTTGCTGTTTATGCTGCCTTTCCTGATTGTATTTAAAATCAGTCTGGCTGAAATGGCCCGTGCGGTTCCTCCTTACACCGATCTCATGACATGGATGGATGGCAAGCTGGATATTTCTCTGAATCTGGGAAATTACCTGCAATTGCTCGACGATCCTCTGTATATCGACGCCTATTTACAATCTTTGCAGGTGGCCGGTATTTCCACCTTGTGTTGCCTGATCATTGGTTATCCGTTGGCCTGGGCGATTGCTCACAGCAGTCATTCGACGCGTAATATTCTGTTGTTATTGGTGATTTTACCTTCGTGGACGTCATTTTTGATTCGGGTTTACGCCTGGATGGGGATTCTGAAAAACAACGGTATTTTGAATAACGTGCTGATCTGGCTCGGCGTTATCGATCAGCCTTTGGTCATTTTACATACCAATCTGGCGGTATATATCGGCGTGGTTTATGCCTACCTGCCATTTATGGTGTTGCCGATTTATACCGCGCTAACCCGTTTAGATTATTCGCTGGTGGAAGCGGCCTCCGATCTTGGAGCCAAACCCTTTAAAACGTTCTTCAGCATTATTGTACCTTTGACCAAAGGCGGCATAATCGCCGGATCGATGCTGGTGTTTATTCCGGCGGTAGGGGAATTCGTTATTCCCGAACTGTTAGGGGGCCCAGACACCATCATGATTGGGCGCATTTTGTGGACCGAATTCTTTAGCAATCGTGACTGGCCGGTCGCTTCCGCCGTAGCAACCGTCATGCTGTTACTGTTGATCGCACCGATCCTTTGGTTCCATAAACATCAGAATAAAGAAATGGGAGGTCAAGGATGA